In the Theobroma cacao cultivar B97-61/B2 chromosome 1, Criollo_cocoa_genome_V2, whole genome shotgun sequence genome, one interval contains:
- the LOC18612546 gene encoding protein PHR1-LIKE 2, translating to MFHHFSEATPKAVLEVMDIDGLSLFHVKSHLQKYRLGKFSVKEWQDTAKNVSQVVGGSRGVTSLNLAPSRTNGYNRGHRAKQTPKPQEEIQGKLYLQIEAEKHIQRCLEAQRRYLDTALDRACKKLADQYLGDAATENAFLYGQASASLGAFTTTPGPSDLGNTGTMPQFYFNQHNPYPTCDTLTAQADLGLQEVLLGCQPQTSLHPGPEGSSTSFGYSVSSYPEPFPPLASSGKKRVRPAEEDPIEAFLNWDDTEPKNLDAGFNYDNLQGFPGAF from the exons AAGCAACACCAAAGGCTGTTCTGGAGGTGATGGATATAGATGGGCTCAGTCTTTTCCATGTCAAAAGTCATCTGCAG AAATATAGACTGGGCAAATTTTCTGTGAAGGAGTGGCAGGACACGGCCAAAAATG TTTCTCAAGTTGTTGGAGGTTCACGCGGTGTTACTTCATTGAACTTGGCACCATCCCGCACAAATGGGTATAACAG AGGTCATAGAGCTAAACAAACTCCAAAACCCCAAGAGGAAATTCAAGGAAAACTCTATCTGCAAATTGAG GCTGAGAAGCACATTCAGAGGTGTTTGGAGGCACAAAGGAGGTACCTAGACACTGCACTAGACCGCGCATGCAAGAAGCTTGCTGATCAGTATTTAGGCGATGCAGCCACAGAAAATGCATTTCTGTATGGGCAAGCCTCGGCTAGTTTAGGAGCTTTCACAACAACACCTGGCCCATCTGATTTGGGAAATACGGGCACAATGCCACAGTTTTATTTCAACCAGCATAATCCATATCCTACATGTGACACATTGACAGCCCAAGCTGATCTCGGCCTTCAAGAGGTACTTCTTGGTTGTCAGCCCCAAACCTCTCTTCATCCTGGACCTGAAGGCTCCTCGACTTCATTCGGATATTCTGTAAGTTCATATCCGGAGCCGTTCCCTCCACTTGCTAGCAGTGGGAAGAAAAGGGTCCGGCCTGCCGAAGAGGATCCCATAGAAGCCTTTTTGAATTGGGATGATACTGAACCAAAGAACCTCGATGCTGGCTTCAACTATGACAATCTTCAAGGTTTTCCTGGCGCTTTTTAG